The following are encoded in a window of Gossypium raimondii isolate GPD5lz chromosome 13, ASM2569854v1, whole genome shotgun sequence genomic DNA:
- the LOC105783378 gene encoding tobamovirus multiplication protein 3-like isoform X3 has protein sequence MRVPEYGWTTQKVFHFLNFLVNGVRALVFVFGRSVQNLHPEIVQHILLDMPSLAFFTTYALLILFWAEIYYQIAMWQILWWKYIPLLVILSKMFFAGLSLFAAFGFLLYGGSRDDEDDSVAKMKAAEEALEAKQKVTNSLSTTCSFLFIMFYNFVTNCSWYSEDIYAKLPYDSILFILHGCTMYFLTSLINFMCGV, from the exons ATGAGAGTTCCCGAGTATGGTTGGACCACGCAGAAGGTCTtccattttctaaattttctggTGAATGGGG TTCGCGCCTTAGTTTTTGTTTTCGGACGGAGTGTGCAGAATTTACATCCAGAG ATTGTTCAACATATCTTGCTTGACATGCCGAGTCTAGCTTTCTTCACGACATATGcacttttgattttgttttgggctGAGATTTACTACCAG ATAGCAATGTGGCAGATATTGTGGTGGAAATATATTCCACTTTTAGTCATTCTATCTAAAATGTTCTTTGCAG GTTTGTCACTATTTGCGGCATTTGGCTTTTTACTGTATGGTGGAAG cagggatgatgaagatgattctGTTGCCAAGATGAAGGCAGCTGAGGAAGCCTTGgaagcaaaacaaaaagtaaCAAATAGCTTGTCTACTAcctgttcttttctttttatcatgttttataattttgtgacaaATTGTTCTTGGTACTCTGAagatatttatgcaaaattaccctatgattctattttatttatactgCATGGTTGCACCATGTATTTCTTAActagtttgataaattttatgtgtGGTGTTTAA
- the LOC105783378 gene encoding tobamovirus multiplication protein 3-like isoform X2, which produces MRVPEYGWTTQKVFHFLNFLVNGVRALVFVFGRSVQNLHPEIVQHILLDMPSLAFFTTYALLILFWAEIYYQAHAVSTDRLRPSFFTINAVVYTIQIAMWQILWWKYIPLLVILSKMFFAGLSLFAAFGFLLYGGRDDEDDSVAKMKAAEEALEAKQKVTNSLSTTCSFLFIMFYNFVTNCSWYSEDIYAKLPYDSILFILHGCTMYFLTSLINFMCGV; this is translated from the exons ATGAGAGTTCCCGAGTATGGTTGGACCACGCAGAAGGTCTtccattttctaaattttctggTGAATGGGG TTCGCGCCTTAGTTTTTGTTTTCGGACGGAGTGTGCAGAATTTACATCCAGAG ATTGTTCAACATATCTTGCTTGACATGCCGAGTCTAGCTTTCTTCACGACATATGcacttttgattttgttttgggctGAGATTTACTACCAG GCACATGCTGTATCAACTGATAGATTGAGGCCTAGTTTCTTTACAATTAATGCTGTAGTTTATACTATTCAG ATAGCAATGTGGCAGATATTGTGGTGGAAATATATTCCACTTTTAGTCATTCTATCTAAAATGTTCTTTGCAG GTTTGTCACTATTTGCGGCATTTGGCTTTTTACTGTATGGTGGAAG ggatgatgaagatgattctGTTGCCAAGATGAAGGCAGCTGAGGAAGCCTTGgaagcaaaacaaaaagtaaCAAATAGCTTGTCTACTAcctgttcttttctttttatcatgttttataattttgtgacaaATTGTTCTTGGTACTCTGAagatatttatgcaaaattaccctatgattctattttatttatactgCATGGTTGCACCATGTATTTCTTAActagtttgataaattttatgtgtGGTGTTTAA
- the LOC105783378 gene encoding tobamovirus multiplication protein 3-like isoform X4 codes for MRVPEYGWTTQKVFHFLNFLVNGVRALVFVFGRSVQNLHPEIVQHILLDMPSLAFFTTYALLILFWAEIYYQIAMWQILWWKYIPLLVILSKMFFAGLSLFAAFGFLLYGGRDDEDDSVAKMKAAEEALEAKQKVTNSLSTTCSFLFIMFYNFVTNCSWYSEDIYAKLPYDSILFILHGCTMYFLTSLINFMCGV; via the exons ATGAGAGTTCCCGAGTATGGTTGGACCACGCAGAAGGTCTtccattttctaaattttctggTGAATGGGG TTCGCGCCTTAGTTTTTGTTTTCGGACGGAGTGTGCAGAATTTACATCCAGAG ATTGTTCAACATATCTTGCTTGACATGCCGAGTCTAGCTTTCTTCACGACATATGcacttttgattttgttttgggctGAGATTTACTACCAG ATAGCAATGTGGCAGATATTGTGGTGGAAATATATTCCACTTTTAGTCATTCTATCTAAAATGTTCTTTGCAG GTTTGTCACTATTTGCGGCATTTGGCTTTTTACTGTATGGTGGAAG ggatgatgaagatgattctGTTGCCAAGATGAAGGCAGCTGAGGAAGCCTTGgaagcaaaacaaaaagtaaCAAATAGCTTGTCTACTAcctgttcttttctttttatcatgttttataattttgtgacaaATTGTTCTTGGTACTCTGAagatatttatgcaaaattaccctatgattctattttatttatactgCATGGTTGCACCATGTATTTCTTAActagtttgataaattttatgtgtGGTGTTTAA
- the LOC105783378 gene encoding tobamovirus multiplication protein 3-like isoform X1, whose product MRVPEYGWTTQKVFHFLNFLVNGVRALVFVFGRSVQNLHPEIVQHILLDMPSLAFFTTYALLILFWAEIYYQAHAVSTDRLRPSFFTINAVVYTIQIAMWQILWWKYIPLLVILSKMFFAGLSLFAAFGFLLYGGSRDDEDDSVAKMKAAEEALEAKQKVTNSLSTTCSFLFIMFYNFVTNCSWYSEDIYAKLPYDSILFILHGCTMYFLTSLINFMCGV is encoded by the exons ATGAGAGTTCCCGAGTATGGTTGGACCACGCAGAAGGTCTtccattttctaaattttctggTGAATGGGG TTCGCGCCTTAGTTTTTGTTTTCGGACGGAGTGTGCAGAATTTACATCCAGAG ATTGTTCAACATATCTTGCTTGACATGCCGAGTCTAGCTTTCTTCACGACATATGcacttttgattttgttttgggctGAGATTTACTACCAG GCACATGCTGTATCAACTGATAGATTGAGGCCTAGTTTCTTTACAATTAATGCTGTAGTTTATACTATTCAG ATAGCAATGTGGCAGATATTGTGGTGGAAATATATTCCACTTTTAGTCATTCTATCTAAAATGTTCTTTGCAG GTTTGTCACTATTTGCGGCATTTGGCTTTTTACTGTATGGTGGAAG cagggatgatgaagatgattctGTTGCCAAGATGAAGGCAGCTGAGGAAGCCTTGgaagcaaaacaaaaagtaaCAAATAGCTTGTCTACTAcctgttcttttctttttatcatgttttataattttgtgacaaATTGTTCTTGGTACTCTGAagatatttatgcaaaattaccctatgattctattttatttatactgCATGGTTGCACCATGTATTTCTTAActagtttgataaattttatgtgtGGTGTTTAA